From one Mytilus trossulus isolate FHL-02 chromosome 10, PNRI_Mtr1.1.1.hap1, whole genome shotgun sequence genomic stretch:
- the LOC134686343 gene encoding cornifelin homolog B-like — translation MDSKDNQVHPNSQDYNQHPNAPSYNQAPPSQSMQRYDQVPPQQQQQSTTVVIAQPQQHGNPLLLVDRHGIRDWSTGIFDCCSDVGNCLFTFCCCSCAMASLASRLGECCCTMCCVPAAPINMRTRIRTMGGIRGDMCNDCLTVSCCYMCAACQQARELKNMGL, via the exons atGGATTCTAAAGATAACCAGGTCCATCCAAATTCGCAAGACTATAATCAACACCCAAATGCTCCAAGCTATAACCAAGCACCACCGTCTCAGTCTATGCAAAGGTACGATCAAGTACCaccacaacaacaacaacagtcAACTACTGTTGTTATTGCACAGCCACAACAGCATGGTAACCCACTTTTACTTGTAGACAGACACGGTATCAGGGACTGGTCTACTGGAATATTTGATTGCTGTTCTGATGTCGGCAATT gTTTGTTCACTTTTTGTTGTTGCTCTTGTGCTATGGCATCTTTAGCATCGCGTCTTGGTGAATGTTGTTGTACTATGTGCTGTGTTCCTGCCGCGCCAATAAATATGAGAACCAGAATAAGGACCATGGGTGGAATAAGA GGCGACATGTGTAATGATTGTTTGACAGTTTCGTGCTGTTATATGTGTGCGGCATGTCAACAAGCGAGAGAACTAAAGAATATGGGATTATAA
- the LOC134686345 gene encoding placenta-specific gene 8 protein-like → MSTEETKKHLYPEVNYGSTQPPPYNQPVINQPQLQNNPLMVTSFEGHREWTTGLCDCLADPATCLLTCMCHPCSVCYLGSRMGEHFCMPMCVPASNITLRNKIRTVGGIRGTMCTDCVTASFCGPCSTCQDHRELTNMGIK, encoded by the exons ATGAGTACTGAGGAAACAAAGAAACATCTTTATCCAGAAGTAAACTATGGTTCAACCCAACCGCCACCATACAACCAACCAGTGATCAATCAACCACAGCTTCAGAATAATCCTTTAATGGTCACATCATTTGAAGGACACAGGGAGTGGACTACAGGACTTTGTGACTGTTTAGCTGATCCAGCAACAT GTTTGCTGACATGCATGTGTCATCCTTGTTCTGTGTGTTACCTTGGGTCACGGATGGGAGAACATTTCTGCATGCCAATGTGCGTTCCTGCCAGTAATATCACACTTCGAAACAAAATAAGAACCGTTGGTGGAATTAGG GGAACCATGTGCACAGATTGCGTAACAGCTTCATTTTGTGGTCCTTGTTCCACATGCCAGGACCACAGAGAACTTACAAATATGGGTATCAAATAA